The following are encoded together in the Mycolicibacterium arabiense genome:
- a CDS encoding ABC transporter permease: protein MGFVDFVRDRWSVLSFLAYQHMSLVVQTLLLATLAAVLVGVLIYRSRWGLAVGNSFTSIGLTIPSYALLGVLVGIVGIGVLPSVIMLVFFGFLPILRNVLVGLNGVDRTLIESARGMGMSRVTTLVRLELPLAWPVIMTGVRISAQMLMGIAAIAAYALGPGLGGYIFSGISRTGGANATNSIVAGTVGILILAVVLDTVLNFVTRLTTPRGILV from the coding sequence ATGGGGTTCGTGGACTTCGTACGAGACCGCTGGTCGGTGCTGTCCTTCCTCGCCTATCAGCACATGAGCCTGGTGGTTCAGACGCTGCTCCTGGCGACCCTGGCCGCAGTCCTGGTCGGCGTCCTGATCTACCGCTCCAGATGGGGCCTGGCCGTCGGCAACTCCTTCACCTCAATCGGCCTGACCATCCCGTCCTATGCGCTGCTGGGCGTGCTGGTCGGCATCGTGGGAATCGGCGTCCTGCCCTCGGTGATCATGCTGGTGTTCTTCGGGTTCCTGCCGATACTGCGCAACGTCCTGGTCGGACTCAACGGAGTCGACCGCACCCTGATCGAGTCGGCCAGGGGCATGGGCATGAGCCGGGTCACCACCCTGGTTCGGCTGGAACTCCCCCTGGCATGGCCGGTCATCATGACCGGCGTCCGGATCTCGGCGCAGATGCTGATGGGCATCGCCGCGATCGCCGCCTACGCGCTCGGTCCCGGCCTCGGCGGCTACATCTTCTCGGGTATCTCCCGTACCGGCGGTGCCAACGCCACGAACTCGATCGTCGCAGGCACCGTCGGCATCCTCATTCTCGCCGTCGTCCTCGACACCGTCCTGAACTTCGTCACCCGGCTCACCACCCCTAGGGGAATCCTTGTCTGA
- a CDS encoding ABC transporter ATP-binding protein, protein MSDSATIDSGATQDAGRSGGARILLDGVTKRYDAKSAAAVDNVTLEIPAGEIVMLVGPSGCGKTTTMKMINRLIEPTSGRIFIGDDDVTQRDPDELRRHIGYVIQGAGLFPHLTVGDNIAIVPRLLKWDKKRISARIDELLELVNLEPAKYRDRYPRELSGGQQQRVGVARALAADPPVLLMDEPFGAVDPITRQRLQDELLRLQEELRKTIVFVTHDFDEAVKLGDKIAILDQGSKIVQYDTPEEILGNPANDFVRGFVGHGAALKQLTLTRVRDVELHEAAVAHVGGDPTAAIRAAEAISRQHVIVLDEQDRPQRWLSLDELAAPNALADVSRDEGLEVVSLASTLNDALDLMLTSSHGVVVVTGRRNVYQGAIRVETIMDAMADLRGAPAREGS, encoded by the coding sequence TTGTCTGATTCAGCGACCATCGACTCCGGCGCCACGCAGGACGCCGGCCGCTCCGGCGGCGCGCGCATCCTGCTCGACGGCGTCACCAAGCGCTACGACGCCAAGAGCGCCGCGGCAGTGGACAACGTGACCCTGGAGATCCCGGCCGGCGAGATCGTGATGCTGGTCGGCCCGTCGGGTTGCGGCAAGACCACGACCATGAAGATGATCAACCGTCTGATCGAACCCACCAGCGGGCGCATCTTCATCGGCGACGACGACGTCACCCAGCGCGACCCCGACGAGTTGCGCAGGCACATCGGGTACGTCATCCAGGGTGCCGGCCTGTTCCCGCACCTGACCGTCGGCGACAACATCGCGATCGTTCCGCGTCTGCTCAAGTGGGACAAGAAGCGGATCTCGGCGCGCATCGACGAACTGCTCGAACTGGTCAACCTCGAGCCGGCCAAGTACCGCGACCGCTATCCACGCGAACTCTCCGGCGGCCAGCAGCAGCGCGTCGGCGTGGCCCGGGCGCTGGCCGCGGACCCGCCGGTCCTCCTCATGGACGAGCCGTTCGGCGCGGTCGACCCGATCACCCGCCAGCGGCTGCAGGACGAACTGTTGCGCCTGCAGGAGGAACTCCGCAAGACGATCGTGTTCGTCACGCACGACTTCGACGAGGCAGTGAAGCTCGGCGACAAGATCGCGATCCTCGACCAGGGCTCGAAGATCGTCCAGTACGACACACCCGAGGAGATCCTCGGCAACCCGGCCAACGACTTCGTGCGCGGCTTCGTCGGTCACGGCGCCGCGCTCAAGCAACTCACGTTGACCCGGGTCCGCGACGTCGAACTGCACGAAGCGGCGGTCGCCCACGTCGGCGGCGATCCCACCGCGGCCATTCGTGCCGCGGAGGCGATCAGCCGTCAGCACGTCATCGTGCTCGACGAGCAGGATCGCCCGCAGCGGTGGCTGTCCCTGGACGAACTCGCCGCACCGAACGCGCTTGCCGACGTGTCCCGCGACGAGGGCCTCGAAGTCGTCAGCCTCGCCTCGACGCTGAACGACGCGCTCGATCTGATGCTCACGTCCTCGCACGGCGTCGTCGTCGTGACGGGCCGGCGCAACGTCTACCAGGGCGCGATTCGCGTCGAGACGATCATGGACGCGATGGCCGACCTGCGCGGTGCTCCGGCGCGGGAGGGCTCGTGA